From the Phyllopteryx taeniolatus isolate TA_2022b chromosome 16, UOR_Ptae_1.2, whole genome shotgun sequence genome, one window contains:
- the ep300b gene encoding histone acetyltransferase p300 isoform X8: MADNVLESGPSSAKRPKLSSPALSVSASDGNDFGSLFDLEHDLPDELISSSDLGLTNGGDINQLHTSLGGIGMGGQDAAAKHKQLSELLRTGAPSQQVGPASNTTGLGGSMGILGGVNISPGAPQGIPPQGQQQQPGLMQQVGMVGGVASLNRVTAMMGGQRGSNGQQQQGMMAGHVLNGSSRMGYPGSAGMGNNSNLLAETLQQQQGGQQMGSGGQPGIRPQQPGALNKTPQQQQPPGIGGVSVGGAAVGAAQVGLGAVGAGPCTTPPTADPEKRKLIQQQLVLLLHAHKCQRREQANGEVRQCNLPHCRTMKNVLNHMTHCQAGKSCQVAHCASSRQIISHWKNCTRHDCPVCLPLKNAGDKRNQQSLVSSAGLGLVNSIGSGVPGGQSNTPNLNPPNQIDPSSIERAYAALGLTYQGNQMQQQPPQANMPNQGMQGQPGMRSLNVMGGNSIGVNGGVQPPNHQASLLPDAMLQNTLNAQSLMSDGVGNLGSMPTAAPPSAAMRKSWHEDITQDLRNHLVHKLVQAIFPTPDPAALKDRRMENLVAYARKVEGDMYESANSRAEYYHLLAEKIYKIQKELEEKRRTRLQKQGMMPGQPGLATSGFPQGPLSLGQPPMAPGPPLNGPHADPSMIRPGGPNQMANRMQNPAGINQFGQMGMQSMGQRSTPPLPLNAPMNQMGMGSARMGQPNVTQLQNQYLPPSQFPGSSPGLGSGPVGVNQPGSQAAVPLQNQMSTPPSLPAGSPSAQSATPAPGSAASGGSVGTVCGKGPLPNLPPSSTSNQPNTFPHCPPIRTNSPSPARSLTPQPHQTAPTIPRSQTPQPQTPGTPQLPPQHQQQASQPQQPSGQVGSSEKAIQLPQQTLGGVTTSGLQAGQASLVPIQNAHVPLQLPPTPLSPKPPVTADVQVSSPASVSSSTEPSSQLGPAPIQEDIKMEVKKQEEEEDEGDETQGEGKCLGKTGKVEPDVKAEEKFDIKKEKLSEEGCKAEAMDTSSSSVSSSVETGEDKKPEVKKEPKEQDEASVASPASTQSKKKIFKPEELRQALMPTLEALYRQDPESLPFRQPVDPQLLGIPVRIRTSNKTNLDYFDIVKNPMDLSTIKRKLDTGQYQEPWQYVEDIWLMFNNAWLYNRKTSRVYKYCSKLAEVFETEIDPVMQGLGYCCGRKFEFSPQTLCCYGKQLCTIQRDAAYFSYQNSSPKYGLLADRYHFCEKCFNEIQGESVSLGDDPSQPQTSISKDQFQRKKNDTLDPELLVECTDCGRKMHQICVLHNETIWPSGFVCDNCLKMANKTRKENKYAAKRLPQTKLGSYLESRVNDYIKRQNHLEAGEVTIRVVHVSDKVVEVKPGMKSRFVDSGEMSESFPYRMKALFAFEDIDGADVCFFGMHVQEYGSDCPPPNQRRVYISYLDSVHFFKPRHLRTAVYHEILLGYLEYAKRLGFTTGHIWACPPSEGDDYIFHCHPADQKIPKPKRLQEWYKRMLDKAVSERIVHDYKDIFKQATEDRLTSAKELPYFEGDFWPNVLEESIKELEQEEEERKREENSTCNESTDATKGDSKNAKKKNNKKTSKNKSSLSRANKKKPGMPNVSNDLSQKLYATMEKHKEVFFVIRLIAGPTANSLPPITDPDPLMACDLMDGRDAFLTLARDKHLEFSSLRRSMWSSMCMLVELHNQSQDRFVYTCNECKHHVETRFHCTVCEDYDLCITCYNIKGHEHKMDKLGLGLDDDSNNQAAAATQSPGDSRRLSIQRCIQSLVHACQCRNANCSLPSCQKMKRVVQHTKSCKRKTNGGCPICKQLIALCCYHAKHCQENKCPVPFCLNIKQKLRQQQLQHRLQQAQMLRRRMASMQRVGQPAGGQPGGPVMGLPSPGTNGITAPSTPTSVGTQPATPQTPTQTVPSLPQQGLGPGPGLQQAPQPGGMSVQGGMPPQQQQLHHQFQQMPGGGGGTGGIMSSPQHQHHMLTQVQQQQSGPGTNHQQLHQHPNNMPAFASRPPGSSPIHQSQGKPVLGSATPPRQQPGCPIMAGNIGGQPPNQPQGQPALPQQQQPSGPPPAAVEIAMKIQRVADAQRKMALQRQVAAGLMPPHPHHQQGQGQPMPLGHPGTGGPVGPQGVPPQNQAAMQSARAHMEQHQSAPAGMMVGAGGAMLHQQQQQQQQQQQQQQQQGNIPQGQIPSQVQLQQQRMGAPLQNPQQQWTGQGMPPQQRQAMMNQMGHHQVLMVAQQQQQQQLQQQQAQSHNAMMNMAQQQQQQPPGAAGVVLGGAGPGAAGVPGAGAGGNITQAALQDLLRTLRSPSSPLQQQQVLNILRSNPQLMAAFIKQRASKYKGGAGGPAPTGGPAGNVIAGGGPQVNMSAAGAGQSGMHMGAQGGTNIATMAQLQQVQQQQQMQQQIQQQQQQQLQQQQQMQQQQRPVLSGLQQQQVAALQQQQAAGRGLQGQGPQMANLNNPQFRELLMRRHLQQQQQQQQQQSQQQHQQQMGVNHGQCQQPQPPQGQGYMGQPGMQPPPVGQGPPGGPPLGPQQPGGPPNQQGPSYPGSAQQQATAALQQRLQQQHQHHLQMQQQNAMAGLPGGDSGPGGGGSVGPPQPPQAPQTGQNGPPPSQALLQQALHQRLLHQQQHLATGGSPAQHSNPMSPQQPPQMAQSPHPHLQGQTLPTSLANQVRSPQPSPRPQSQPPHSSPSPRMQPQPSPHHISPQMQTGSPHPAHLNQHHPGMVVPQQPSSQQQQQNSMEQFGSDQSAMLSQLSGMAGLHGQGGSSQDPLGQNLNHNPLDIM, encoded by the exons ATTTTGGTTCACTCTTTGACCTTGAGCACGACCTCCCAGACGAGCTCATCAGCTCCTCAGACCTGGGGCTGACCAATGGAGGCGACATCAACCAACTCCATACCAGTCTCGGAGGGATTGGTATGGGAGGCCAGGATGCTGCTGCAAAACATAAAcagttgtctgaacttttgcgTACTGGGGCGCCTTCACAGCAGGTTGGCCCTGCTTCCAACACTACTGGACTAGGGGGTTCCATGGGCATATTGGGAGGTGTCAACATCTCCCCTGGTGCACCTCAAGGCATACCCCCCCAGGGCCAGCAGCAGCAACCCGGACTCATGCAGCAGGTTGGGATGGTTGGAGGGGTTGCATCACTGAATCGGGTAACTGCAATGATGGGTGGCCAGAGGGGCAGCAATGGACAGCAACAGCAAGGCATGATGGCGGGTCATGTGTTGAACGGCTCGTCAAGAATGGGTTATCCGGGCAGTGCAGGCATGGGTAACAACAGTAATCTTTTAGCTGAAACCCTACAGCAGCAGCAGGGTGGTCAGCAAATGGGTTCCGGTGGTCAGCCAGGTATACGACCACAGCAGCCAGGAGCACTGAACAAG AcgcctcagcagcagcagcctccAGGCATTGGCGGTGTATCAGTCGGTGGAGCAGCAGTGGGAGCGGCTCAGGTTGGACTCGGTGCTGTAGGGGCAGGTCCCTGCACAACGCCCCCTACAGCAGACCCGGAGAAGCGTAAGCTTATTCAACAGCAGCTGGTCCTTTTGCTCCACGCACATAAGTGCCAGCGAAGGGAGCAGGCTAACGGGGAAGTGAGACAGTGCAACCTGCCTCATTGTCGCACCATGAAGAACGTACTGAACCACATGACTCATTGCCAGGCTGGCAAGTCTTGCCAGG TGGCGCATTGTGCCTCATCAAGACAAATCATCTCTCACTGGAAGAACTGCACGCGACATGACTGTCCTGTATGCCTGCCTTTGAAAAACGCTGGAGACAAAAGGAACCAGCAAT CTCTGGTCAGCAGTGCAGGCCTGGGTTTGGTGAATTCTATAGGTTCAGGAGTACCAGGTGGACAGTCTAATACTCCAAACCTGAATCCGCCAAATCAGATTGACCCCAGCTCCATAGAGAGGGCCTACGCTGCTCTTGGTCTGACCTACCAGGGCAACCAGATGCAGCAACAGCCACCCCAGGCCAACATGCCAAACCAGGGGATGCAGGGGCAACCTGGGATGCGGAGTCTGAATGTCATGG GAGGAAATTCAATAGGAGTGAATGGTGGCGTGCAGCCCCCTAACCATCAGGCATCCCTGCTTCCAGATGCCATGTTGCAAAATACTTTAAATGCTCAGAG TTTGATGAGCGATGGTGTGGGGAACCTGGGATCCATGCCTACTGCAGCTCCTCCTTCAGCAGCTATGAGGAAGTCTTGGCATGAAGACATCACGCAAGACCTGCGCAACCACCTTGTGCATAAACT GGTGCAGGCCATCTTTCCCACTCCTGACCCAGCTGCTCTGAAGGACCGGCGGATGGAAAATCTGGTGGCATATGCTCGAAAAGTAGAGGGGGACATGTATGAGTCAGCCAACAGTAGG GCGGAGTACTACCACCTCCTGGCAGAGAAGATCTACAAGATCCAAAAGGAGCttgaggagaagaggaggaCACGTCTCCAAAAGCAGGGAATGATGCCAGGTCAACCTGGCTTGGCCACCTCAGGCTTCCCACAGGGGCCTCTCAGCCTGGGTCAGCCCCCCATGGCCCCAGGGCCACCTCTAA ATGGTCCTCATGCTGATCCGTCCATGATACGACCTGGAGGACCAAATCAGATGGCTAACAGGATGCAGAACCCAGCAG GAATTAACCAGTTTGGCCAGATGGGGATGCAGTCAATGGGTCAAAGGTCGACACCTCCGCTTCCACTCAATGCTCCAATGAACCAG ATGGGTATGGGATCAGCAAGGATGGGTCAGCCAAATGTCACGCAGTTACAGAACCAGTACCTCCCACCAAGCCAGTTTCCTGGGTCAAGTCCTGGTCTTGGTTCTGGTCCTGTTGGCGTGAACCAGCCAGGATCTCAGGCTGCAGTGCCGCTG CAGAACCAGATGTCAACTCCGCCTTCGCTCCCTGCCGGCAgcccttcagcccagtctgctACCCCTGCCCCTGGCTCTGCAGCCTCTGGCGGCTCTGTGGGGACTGTCTGTGGTAAAGGGCCTCTGCCCAACTTGCCTCCATCCTCCACGTCAAACCAGCCCAACACATTTCCTCACTGCCCACCCATCCGAACAAACTCTCCCTCACCAGCACGCAGCTTAACACCTCAACCTCATCAGACAGCTCCCACCATACCTCGTTCTCAGACACCACAGCCACAGACCCCGGGTACACCCCAGCTGCCTCCTCAGCATCAACAGCAAGCATCTCAGCCGCAGCAACCATCAGGGCAGGTGGGGAGCTCTGAGAAGGCTATTCAGCTTCCACAGCAGACCCTTGGGGGTGTGACTACGTCAGGCCTCCAGGCAGGTCAGGCTTCTTTGGTGCCTATCCAGAATGCACATGTGCCACTGCAGCTGCCCCCGACACCA CTGTCTCCGAAGCCACCTGTAACAGCAGATGTTCAGGTGTCTTCACCAGCCTCAGTCAGCAGCAGTACTGAGCCAAGCTCACAGCTTGGCCCTGCTCCCATCCAAGAGGATATCAAAATGGAAGTGAAAAaacaggaggaagaagaggacgaAGGAGATGAAACTCAAGGAGAGGGCAAGTGTCTGGGAAAGACGGGCAAAGTTGAGCCTGACGTTAAAGCGGAGGAGAAGTTTGAT ataaaaaaagaaaaattatcaGAAGAAGGGTGTAAAGCAGAGGCCATGGACACATCTTCATCCTCTGTGTCTTCGTCAGTGGAAACTGGGGAAGATAAAAAGCCAGAGGTTAAAAAAGAGCCCAAAGAGCAAGATGAGGCTTCTGTAGCTTCCCCAGCCAGCACTCAGAGCAAGAAGAAAA TCTTTAAGCCAGAGGAGCTGCGTCAGGCTCTGATGCCCACCTTGGAGGCTCTGTACCGGCAGGACCCAGAGTCCCTCCCCTTCCGTCAGCCGGTGGACCCCCAGTTACTGGGAATACCCGTACGTATTCGAACTAGTAACAAAACTAACCTG GACTACTTTGACATCGTGAAGAACCCCATGGACCTGTCAACCATCAAGCGGAAACTGGACACAGGGCAGTACCAAGAGCCTTGGCAGTATGTCGAGGATATCTGGCTGATGTTCAACAACGCTTGGTTGTACAACCGCAAGACATCCCGTGTGTACAAGTACTGCTCCAAGCTGGCTGAGGTGTTTGAGACTGAGATTGATCCTGTCATGCAGGGCCTAGGATATTGCTGTGGAAGGAAG TTTGAGTTTTCCCCCCAAACTCTATGCTGCTATGGAAAACAATTATGCACCATCCAGCGTGATGCTGCTTATTTTAGCTATCAGAACAG TTCACCAAAATATGGGCTTCTTGCTGACAGGTACCACTTCTGTGAGAAGTGTTTCAACGAAATCCAGGGCGAGAGCGTCTCCCTGGGTGACGACCCCTCCCAGCCTCAGAC GTCCATCAGCAAAGACCAATTCCAGCGAAAGAAGAATGACACTCTTGACCCCGAGTT GCTTGTGGAATGTACCGACTGTGGTCGTAAAATGCACCAGATCTGTGTCCTGCATAATGAAACCATTTGGCCTTCAGG CTTTGTGTGTGACAACTGTCTCAAGATGGCCAACAAGACACGGAAAGAGAACAAATATGCAGCTAAGA GGCTTCCTCAGACCAAGCTGGGGAGCTATTTGGAGTCACGAGTGAATGACTACATCAAAAGGCAGAACCACCTTGAGGCTGGCGAGGTCACCATCCGTGTGGTCCATGTCTCCGACAAGGTGGTTGAGGTCAAACCAGGCATGAAGTCCAG GTTTGTGGACAGTGGCGAGATGTCAGAGTCTTTCCCATACAGGATGAAAGCCTTATTTGCCTTTGAGGATATCGATGGCGcagatgtgtgtttttttggaatgcacGTTCAAGAGTACGGCTCTGATTGCCCACCTCCCAACCAGAGACGAGTGTATATCTCTTACCTGGACAGTGTTCACTTCTTTAAACCTCGACACCTCAGGACCGCTGTTTATCATGAGATATTGCTTGGTTACCTGGAATATGCAAAGAGGCTGGG GTTTACAACAGGCCATATCTGGGCGTGTCCTCCCAGTGAGGGCGATGATTACATCTTCCATTGTCACCCAGCGGACCAGAAGATCCCCAAGCCAAAAAGGCTGCAAGAGTGGTACAAGAGGATGCTGGACAAGGCGGTCTCTGAGCGTATCGTCCATGACTACAAG GACATCTTCAAACAGGCAACAGAGGACCGCCTGACAAGTGCGAAGGAGCTGCCATACTTTGAGGGAGACTTTTGGCCCAACGTACTGGAGGAGAGCATCAAGGAgctggagcaggaggaggaggagaggaagagggAGGAGAACAGTACCTGCAATGAGAGTACTGAT GCCACAAAAGGAGACAGCAAGAATGCCAAAAAGAAGAACAATAAAAAGACGAGCAAGAACAAGAGCAGCTTGAGCCGTGCCAACAAGAAGAAGCCAGGGATGCCCAACGTGTCCAATGACCTTTCCCAGAAACTCTATGCCACCATGGAGAAACATAAGGAG GTCTTCTTTGTCATCCGACTCATCGCTGGCCCCACCGCCAACTCGCTGCCCCCCATCACTGACCCTGACCCCCTGATGGCCTGTGACCTGATGGACGGCCGGGACGCCTTCCTGACGTTGGCAAGGGACAAGCACCTGGAGTTCAGCTCTCTCAGGAGGTCCATGTGGAGTTCCATGTGTATGTTGGTGGAGCTCCATAATCAGAGCCAGGACCGTTTTGTCTACACTTGCAATGAGTGTAAACATCATGTGGAGACACGCTTCCACTGCACTGTTTGTGAG GACTATGACTTGTGCATCACCTGCTATAACATTAAAGGCCACGAGCACAAAATGGACAAATTGGGGCTTGGGCTGGATGATGACAGCAACAACCAGGCAGCGGCAGCTACCCAGAGTCCGGGAGACTCTCGCCGCCTGAGCATCCAGCGTTGCATCCAGTCACTGGTCCACGCTTGCCAGTGCCGCAATGCCAACTGCTCGCTGCCATCGTGCCAGAAGATGAAGCGTGTTGTTCAGCACACCAAAAGCTGCAAACGCAAGACAAATGGCGGCTGTCCTATTTGCAAACAGCTCATCGCTCTGTGCTGCTATCATGCCAAACACTGTCAGGAGAACAAATGTCCTGTGCCCTTCTGCCTCAACATCAAGCAAAAGCTCCGGCAGCAGCAACTGCAACATCGGCTCCAACAGGCGCAGATGTTAAGAAGGCGGATGGCCAGCATGCAGAGGGTGGGGCAGCCTGCTGGGGGTCAACCAGGAGGACCTGTCATGGGACTTCCGTCACCAGGCACAAATGGCATAACTGCACCCAGTACGCCGACATCTGTTGGAACTCAACCTGCAACTCCTCAGACACCGACGCAGACCGTGCCCTCGCTCCCTCAACAAGGATTGGGGCCTGGCCCCGGACTTCAACAAGCTCCTCAACCAGGTGGGATGTCTGTGCAAGGTGGCATGcctcctcagcagcaacagctTCACCACCAGTTTCAGCAGATGCCAGGTGGAGGAGGCGGCACCGGAGGCATAATGAGCTCCCCTCAACATCAGCACCACATGCTCACGCAGGTGCAGCAACAGCAAAGTGGGCCAGGAACCAACCATCAACAACTCCACCAACACCCAAACAACATGCCAGCATTTGCCAGCAGGCCTCCTGGTTCCTCTCCAATCCACCAATCCCAAGGAAAACCTGTTCTCGGATCAGCGACGCCTCCTCGGCAACAACCCGGTTGCCCCATCATGGCTGGTAACATCGGGGGCCAGCCTCCCAACCAACCCCAAGGCCAGCCAGCTCTTCCACAGCAGCAGCAACCTTCTGGCCCTCCACCAGCTGCAGTTGAGATCGCGATGAAGATCCAGAGGGTGGCCGACGCCCAGAGGAAGATGGCCCTGCAGAGACAAGTGGCTGCAGGCCTGATGCCTCCTCACCCCCACCATCAACAAGGCCAAGGTCAACCGATGCCCTTGGGACACCCGGGGACTGGAGGGCCGGTTGGACCGCAGGGCGTGCCGCCACAAAACCAAGCTGCAATGCAGTCCGCCCGGGCCCACATGGAGCAGCATCAGAGTGCTCCAGCTGGGATGATGGTCGGCGCTGGTGGGGCCATGCTAcatcaacaacagcaacagcaacagcaacagcagcagcagcagcagcagcaaggcAACATTCCACAGGGCCAGATCCCATCTCAGGTTCAACTTCAACAGCAGAGGATGGGCGCTCCACTTCAAAACCCACAACAGCAGTGGACAGGCCAAGGGATGCCCCCCCAGCAGAGACAGGCCATGATGAACCAAATGGGCCATCATCAAGTTTTGATGGTAgcgcaacagcagcagcaacaacaactgcAGCAGCAACAAGCTCAGAGCCATAATGCCATGATGAATATGGCtcaacaacagcaacagcagccGCCAGGTGCCGCTGGTGTGGTGCTAGGAGGGGCTGGGCCCGGGGCCGCAGGCGTCCCAGGAGCCGGCGCAGGCGGCAACATCACCCAGGCGGCACTACAGGATCTTTTACGCACTCTTCGCTCGCCCAGCTCGCCGCTCCAGCAGCAACAAGTCCTCAACATCCTACGCTCCAACCCTCAACTAATGGCCGCTTTCATTAAACAGAGGGCCTCAAAGTACAAGGGGGGGGCAGGAGGTCCCGCACCCACTGGGGGGCCTGCCGGGAACGTCATTGCTGGAGGGGGGCCACAGGTGAACATGAGTGCGGCCGGCGCGGGCCAGTCGGGGATGCACATGGGGGCCCAGGGTGGGACAAACATCGCCACTATGGCCCAGCTACAGCaagtgcagcagcagcagcagatgcaACAGCAAattcaacagcagcagcagcagcagttgcaacagcagcagcagatgcAACAGCAGCAGAGACCAGTCCTTAGTGGTTTACAGCAGCAGCAAGTTGCAGCTCTCCAGCAGCAACAAGCCGCAGGAAGAGGTCTGCAGGGCCAGGGACCACAAATGGCGAATCTTAACAATCCCCAATTCAGAGAACTGCTCATGAGGAGAcatctgcagcagcagcagcagcagcagcagcagcaatcaCAACAACAGCATCAACAGCAAATGGGGGTCAACCACGGTCAGTGTCAGCAGCCCCAGCCCCCACAGGGCCAGGGTTACATGGGCCAGCCTGGGATGCAGCCACCCCCAGTGGGACAGGGCCCCCCAGGAGGTCCACCCCTCGGCCCTCAGCAGCCCGGGGGTCCCCCTAACCAGCAGGGTCCGAGTTACCCGGGCTCAGCCCAGCAACAGGCCACAGCTGCACTGCAGCAAAGGCTCCAGCAACAACACCAACACCACCTCCAGATGCAGCAGCAGAACGCCATGGCAGGCCTCCCCGGGGGGGATTCCGGGCCTGGGGGCGGGGGCAGCGTGGGACCCCCGCAGCCCCCCCAGGCCCCTCAGACCGGTCAAAACGGCCCCCCGCCTTCTCAGGCCCTGCTTCAACAGGCCCTCCACCAGAGGTTGCTTCACCAACAGCAACATCTCGCCACCGGAGGCTCGCCGGCACAGCACAGCAATCCCATGAGCCCCCAGCAGCCCCCCCAGATGGCCCAGTCCCCTCACCCTCACCTCCAGGGCCAGACGCTGCCCACCTCCCTGGCCAACCAGGTGCGCTCCCCCCAGCCCTCACCCAGACCCCAGTCCCAACCGCCACACTCCAGCCCGTCACCACGCATGCAGCCCCAGCCGTCCCCTCACCACATATCTCCCCAGATGCAGACGGGATCCCCCCACCCGGCCCACCTGAACCAGCACCACCCAGGTATGGTGGTCCCACAGCAGCCTTCgtcccagcagcagcagcagaactcTATGGAACAGTTTGGCTCGGACCAGAGTGCCATGTTATCTCAGCTGAGTGGGATGGCGGGTCTCCATGGACAGGGGGGAAGCAGTCAGGACCCACTGGGCCAGAACTTAAATCACAACCCTTTAGACATCATGTAG